In one Aricia agestis chromosome 5, ilAriAges1.1, whole genome shotgun sequence genomic region, the following are encoded:
- the LOC121727517 gene encoding uncharacterized protein LOC121727517 encodes MAPRETSKATPKIQRSIVKNTRVKASPATIKKTIPIKKNTEKMLQKAEPKVETRVRTNTVPKVFTPKAKENKPVLPGTATKSAKKATWKRRPKPAHSGVPVPEKMKKLLGKQLDEFDSSF; translated from the exons atggCTCCTAGAGAGACTTCGAAAGCTACCCCAAAGATACAACGTTCTATTGTAAAAAACACACGAGTGAAAGCGTCTCCAGCGACTATTAAGAAAACGATACCTATTAAAAAGAACACCGAAAAGATGCTTCAAAAAG CAGAACCAAAAGTGGAAACTCGAGTAAGAACTAACACTGTTCCTAAAGTTTTTACACCAAAGGCGAAAGAAAATAAACCTGTATTACCTGGAACAGCTACAAAAAGTGCTAAAAAGGCAACATGGAAGAGACGGCCAAAGCCAGCACATTCTGGTGTTCCTGTGCCTGAAAAAATGAAGAAATTGCTCGGAAAACAACTGGACGAATTTGATagcagtttttaa